A genome region from Clostridium sp. JN-9 includes the following:
- a CDS encoding DNA repair exonuclease — protein MRPVKIIHCGDLHIGSTFSVIPEKSKIRQQELMRTFNTIIEMCQREKADILLISGDLFEQTDTPVEISSFVIKSFEKINYTRVFIAPGNHDPYTVDSDYRTKKWPENVYIFKDKMEFVQLEDLHVKVFGAAFVNSSETNCLLGHASPDDDYIDICVIHGDLVSNGKTSIYNPIIKEQIEKSNMDYIALGHVHKYSGILKEGKTCYAYSGCIEGRGFDELGEKGIITGTVEKNRCKLEFKPICERMYLEAVVDVSGSTNQQEIAQCILKTISAEFGKDYSRHLYKIKLTGELPVNLKPSSQAMSVWLSDNLFFYKIVDKTSVITNLEELSNEISLKGTFIRKIMEKINECKSKSNYDGAEKYKMALNIGLRAFEGEVKYDENN, from the coding sequence ATGAGACCAGTGAAAATTATTCATTGCGGGGATTTACATATAGGTTCCACATTTTCAGTTATACCTGAAAAGTCAAAAATAAGGCAGCAGGAATTAATGAGAACCTTTAATACAATAATTGAAATGTGCCAAAGGGAAAAAGCAGATATATTACTTATATCGGGGGATTTATTTGAACAAACTGATACACCTGTTGAAATAAGCAGTTTTGTAATAAAATCTTTTGAAAAGATAAATTATACAAGGGTATTTATTGCACCTGGTAATCATGACCCATATACTGTAGATTCTGATTACAGGACAAAAAAGTGGCCTGAAAATGTATATATTTTTAAAGATAAAATGGAATTTGTTCAATTGGAGGATCTACATGTAAAAGTCTTTGGAGCAGCATTTGTCAACAGCTCTGAAACCAACTGCCTGCTTGGACATGCATCACCAGATGATGATTATATAGATATATGTGTAATTCATGGTGATTTAGTATCCAATGGAAAAACAAGTATTTATAATCCTATAATTAAGGAGCAGATAGAAAAAAGCAATATGGATTATATTGCATTAGGACATGTACATAAATATTCTGGAATTCTTAAAGAAGGGAAAACCTGTTATGCATACAGCGGATGCATTGAGGGAAGAGGCTTTGATGAATTAGGAGAAAAGGGAATAATTACTGGTACAGTGGAAAAAAACCGCTGTAAGCTGGAATTCAAACCAATTTGTGAAAGAATGTATCTGGAAGCTGTAGTTGATGTTTCCGGTTCCACAAATCAGCAGGAAATTGCCCAGTGTATTTTAAAAACCATAAGTGCTGAATTTGGGAAAGATTATTCCAGACATTTATATAAAATTAAACTAACAGGTGAGCTGCCTGTTAACCTAAAACCAAGCAGTCAGGCCATGTCTGTATGGCTTTCTGATAATTTATTCTTCTATAAAATTGTAGATAAAACCAGTGTGATTACAAATTTAGAAGAGCTTTCTAATGAAATATCCTTAAAAGGTACTTTTATCAGAAAGATCATGGAAAAAATAAATGAATGTAAAAGCAAATCTAACTATGATGGTGCTGAAAAATACAAAATGGCATTAAATATTGGACTTAGGGCTTTTGAAGGCGAGGTTAAATACGATGAAAATAACTAA
- a CDS encoding SHOCT domain-containing protein — translation MMIICIILIVFAIYALSGNMQNGGFGSGNNALKILEDRYAKGEIGDDEYIKKRDLILKK, via the coding sequence ATGATGATTATATGTATAATTTTAATTGTGTTTGCAATATATGCATTAAGCGGCAATATGCAAAATGGAGGTTTTGGTTCAGGAAATAACGCTTTGAAGATTCTGGAGGACAGATATGCCAAGGGTGAAATAGGCGATGATGAATATATTAAAAAAAGAGATTTAATATTAAAAAAGTAA
- a CDS encoding MerR family transcriptional regulator encodes MEYTVQKLSKIAGVSTRTLRYYDEIGILKPARINSSGYRIYGQNEVDRLQQILFYRELGVSLSSIKLIITSSAFDGNKALREHREKLLAKRQQIDLLIENIDKTLAVSEGGIKMTDSEKFKGFKQQLIDENEKKYGKEIREKYGDNQVEESNNKFKNMTKEQYDEFEKLGKQVLETLKSAFATGDPAGELAQEAADLHKQWLCYTWPSYSKEAHAGLAQMYVDDARFTAYYDKEQPGTAAFLRDAILIYTGMNK; translated from the coding sequence ATGGAATATACAGTGCAAAAGCTAAGTAAAATAGCTGGTGTCAGTACAAGGACACTGCGGTATTATGATGAAATTGGAATTCTTAAGCCGGCAAGAATTAATTCTTCAGGGTACCGAATATATGGTCAGAATGAAGTTGACAGGCTGCAGCAGATACTTTTTTACAGGGAATTAGGTGTTAGTCTGAGCAGCATAAAGCTTATAATTACATCATCAGCTTTTGACGGCAATAAGGCACTGAGAGAACATCGTGAAAAGCTTCTGGCAAAAAGGCAGCAGATAGATCTGTTAATTGAAAATATTGATAAGACCCTGGCGGTTTCAGAAGGAGGAATTAAAATGACTGACAGTGAAAAATTTAAAGGCTTTAAACAGCAGCTCATAGATGAAAACGAGAAAAAATACGGTAAAGAAATAAGAGAAAAATATGGTGACAATCAGGTTGAAGAATCAAATAACAAATTTAAGAATATGACTAAAGAGCAATATGATGAATTCGAAAAGTTAGGTAAACAGGTACTTGAAACCTTGAAAAGTGCATTTGCAACTGGAGACCCTGCAGGTGAGCTTGCACAAGAGGCTGCTGACTTACACAAGCAATGGCTTTGCTATACATGGCCAAGTTATTCAAAAGAAGCTCATGCTGGACTTGCTCAAATGTATGTTGATGATGCCAGATTTACAGCTTATTATGACAAAGAACAGCCTGGTACAGCTGCATTTTTAAGAGATGCTATCTTGATATACACAGGAATGAATAAATAA
- a CDS encoding acyl-CoA dehydratase activase produces the protein MIGYVCKYTPIHIIESFGEQAIKIDPHVRGLDKAEIMMHPNICTYAKAVLEQCYKAGINNIVLVNCCDSVKRLYDVLKNDNNFKFVHMIDVPRKKNKASDLIMKREMLKFINAMEEFTSKKFDEDKFINIVNSAQITKPVDKSGINIAIMGSRIRNSTINQIEDAGASVSYNFTCTGDFDKSTKLMKNQDYILSYSSFLLNSFPCLRMVDIDERIKVLNENLDNIDGIIYHTTKFCDVYSFEYASLKNLISVPMLKIETDYTEESNGQMKTRIEAFIETIKTTSNKKQINETKTNTNNSSNTSEEVLVAGIDSGSTSTNVVIMNNKKEVLSFSIVKTGAKSQSGAENAMKEALNKINIGMNDLSKVISTGYGRISIPFADEEVTEITCHGKAAYFLNNSVRTIIDIGGQDSKVIKLDDKGNVVDFAMNDKCAAGTGRFLEMMSRTLEVPLEEMGKKSLNWTEDIDITSMCTVFAESEVVSLIAQNKEIPDIIHGLDKSVAAKTVSLVNRVGKKDSFMMTGGVAKNIGVVNCLQEKLGEKIFIPEEPQIVGAIGAALTALEKCETEKDNSSY, from the coding sequence ATGATAGGATATGTTTGTAAATATACTCCTATTCATATTATAGAATCTTTTGGAGAACAAGCCATAAAGATAGATCCCCATGTTAGGGGGCTTGACAAGGCTGAGATTATGATGCATCCTAATATATGCACATATGCAAAAGCAGTACTGGAGCAGTGTTATAAAGCAGGTATAAACAATATAGTTCTTGTAAACTGCTGTGACAGTGTAAAAAGACTTTATGATGTTTTAAAAAATGATAATAATTTTAAATTTGTACACATGATAGATGTTCCCAGAAAGAAAAATAAGGCATCTGATTTAATTATGAAAAGAGAGATGCTGAAATTTATAAATGCCATGGAGGAATTTACATCAAAAAAATTTGATGAAGATAAATTCATAAATATTGTAAATTCTGCGCAAATAACGAAGCCAGTAGACAAATCAGGTATAAATATTGCAATTATGGGATCAAGAATAAGAAATTCAACTATTAATCAAATAGAGGATGCTGGAGCATCTGTAAGTTATAATTTTACATGTACAGGCGATTTTGACAAGTCAACAAAGCTTATGAAAAATCAGGACTATATTTTAAGCTATTCATCATTTTTGCTGAATTCATTTCCATGTTTGAGAATGGTGGATATTGATGAAAGAATAAAAGTTTTAAATGAAAATTTAGATAATATAGATGGAATAATATATCATACCACAAAATTCTGCGATGTATATTCCTTTGAATATGCATCACTTAAGAATTTAATTTCAGTTCCAATGTTAAAAATAGAAACTGATTATACGGAAGAGAGTAATGGTCAAATGAAAACAAGAATAGAAGCTTTTATAGAAACTATTAAAACAACAAGTAATAAGAAGCAAATTAACGAAACTAAGACAAATACTAATAACAGCAGTAATACTTCAGAAGAAGTACTTGTAGCAGGTATTGACAGCGGTTCTACTTCTACAAATGTAGTAATAATGAATAATAAAAAAGAAGTTTTGTCCTTTTCTATAGTGAAAACCGGTGCTAAAAGCCAAAGCGGAGCAGAAAATGCAATGAAGGAAGCATTAAATAAAATTAATATAGGAATGAATGATCTTTCCAAGGTAATTTCAACTGGATATGGACGCATAAGTATTCCATTTGCTGATGAGGAAGTCACTGAGATAACCTGTCACGGTAAGGCGGCATATTTTTTGAATAATTCAGTGAGAACTATAATTGACATTGGGGGTCAGGACAGTAAGGTTATAAAATTAGATGATAAAGGAAATGTAGTGGATTTTGCCATGAATGACAAATGTGCTGCAGGAACCGGACGATTCCTTGAGATGATGAGCAGAACTTTGGAGGTCCCTCTGGAGGAAATGGGAAAAAAATCTTTAAACTGGACCGAAGACATCGATATAACAAGCATGTGCACAGTGTTTGCTGAATCTGAAGTGGTTTCACTTATTGCACAAAACAAGGAAATCCCGGATATAATTCATGGCCTTGATAAATCAGTTGCAGCTAAAACTGTTTCTCTTGTTAACAGAGTTGGTAAAAAGGATTCCTTTATGATGACAGGCGGTGTTGCAAAGAATATTGGCGTTGTTAACTGCCTTCAGGAAAAGCTTGGGGAAAAGATATTTATACCTGAGGAGCCTCAAATAGTAGGGGCTATTGGGGCAGCACTGACAGCGCTGGAAAAATGTGAAACTGAGAAAGATAATTCATCCTATTGA
- a CDS encoding 2-hydroxyacyl-CoA dehydratase family protein encodes MDMVKTYGKHIKQNIDNPTKVTNLLKLGFSFEKFLVSSFKNKDLPPSLNYLNKICVDYILKPLRYPENSAFVTIFSPTELLHAMGIRPFLIEGFSSFLSGTQCEDAFIDYAEKSGISDTLCSYHKAFIGAVEANVVPKPRFAITSSMICDGNLNTCRYVSNKYDIPYYFIDIPYEYSSDTEYYVVDQLHQAVQFMEDVMNKKFDDEKFKEVIKIENESKKYMRKFYEELKYKYFPNTLTLEMYKLFTSHLGLGTKETMNFYKMQCEDIEKYHDYKGQRILWSHIMPFYSDVLKNYLNLNKNCQLLACDYNLDNLDDMDYNHPYEAVAKKLLQNKLNGPFEHKIQNIIKMTEEFKADGVINLCSFGCKECSGGTMLLKKALKQKNIPYLSIDGDGVDRRNAHEGQINTRMEAFMEILESKSGVAK; translated from the coding sequence ATGGATATGGTAAAGACTTATGGAAAACATATAAAACAAAATATTGATAATCCCACTAAAGTTACTAATTTATTAAAATTAGGATTTTCTTTTGAGAAATTTTTGGTATCTTCTTTTAAAAATAAAGACCTGCCGCCATCACTTAATTATTTAAATAAAATATGTGTTGATTATATACTTAAACCCCTTAGGTATCCTGAAAATTCAGCCTTTGTGACTATATTTTCACCAACAGAGCTGCTTCATGCCATGGGCATAAGGCCATTCTTAATTGAGGGATTTTCTTCATTTCTTTCAGGTACACAGTGCGAGGATGCCTTTATAGATTATGCTGAAAAATCCGGCATATCTGATACTCTATGCAGTTACCATAAAGCTTTTATTGGAGCTGTAGAGGCTAATGTAGTTCCAAAGCCAAGATTTGCAATAACCTCATCTATGATATGCGATGGCAATTTAAATACATGCAGATATGTTTCTAATAAATATGATATTCCTTATTATTTCATTGATATACCTTATGAATACAGCAGTGATACGGAATATTATGTTGTAGATCAGCTTCATCAGGCAGTACAGTTTATGGAAGATGTAATGAATAAAAAATTTGATGATGAAAAATTTAAAGAAGTAATAAAAATTGAAAATGAATCAAAAAAATATATGCGTAAGTTTTATGAAGAACTCAAATATAAATATTTTCCAAATACCCTTACTCTGGAGATGTACAAGTTATTTACATCTCATCTGGGATTAGGAACTAAAGAAACTATGAATTTTTACAAAATGCAGTGTGAAGATATAGAAAAATATCATGATTATAAAGGTCAGAGAATTCTATGGAGTCATATAATGCCTTTTTATAGCGATGTATTAAAAAACTATTTGAATTTGAATAAAAATTGTCAGCTTTTGGCATGCGATTATAATTTAGATAATTTAGATGACATGGACTATAACCATCCATATGAGGCTGTTGCAAAAAAACTGCTTCAAAATAAGCTTAATGGTCCATTTGAACACAAAATACAAAATATTATAAAAATGACTGAAGAATTTAAAGCTGATGGTGTCATAAATTTATGCTCCTTTGGCTGTAAAGAGTGCAGCGGAGGCACAATGCTCCTGAAAAAAGCACTTAAGCAGAAAAACATACCATACTTGTCCATTGACGGTGATGGTGTAGACAGGAGAAATGCCCATGAAGGACAGATAAATACCAGGATGGAGGCATTTATGGAAATACTTGAAAGTAAATCGGGGGTGGCAAAATGA
- a CDS encoding methyl-accepting chemotaxis protein: MKKISTKIISLAVLIALICGTIISATMAYRNIQTNNKLLSIEKQTLNDDFDMQIKAQVDTAIAMLDSINKKYLAQQITLDEAKKEGADLLRDIKFGQDGYFWADTVDGVNVVLLGSKTEGTNRMNAKDTKGKYYMKEIISNGEKEKGGYTEYWFPKSGETKPSLKRGYSRLYAPFDWVIGTGNYVDDIDKVIAQKQSDFNSSLVNSIEISIALLVGSLLVAAIFAYILSKKITNPILSVTDLVNTTSDLDLAEDNKLKYIEDYKDETGIIAKSVINLRKELRSIANTIKENAKEVMDNSQVLNSSTSETMKSIGEISKTVDDLAKGATNQAAAAQNGAEEVDKLAEEINVAVKSSDLVKQYSSDVKLVSTEGIEVMQHLINTLEEENTADARVSQCIKLLLEKSNSIGQIIEVVVSIAEQTNLLALNAAIEAARAGESGKGFAVVADEVRKLSEQTSESTKKISDVIEDIQNEINKAEESIVAGNAINEDVNKAVDHTKQAFEAIDATIGIALDQIDDLIKNMENVDKNKENIIEVIQSVSAVSQESAAATEQVSASVEEQTSAMEDISKSSEKLKEIVSKLNQVLSKFKM; the protein is encoded by the coding sequence ATGAAAAAAATTAGTACAAAGATTATTTCATTAGCTGTTCTAATTGCACTTATATGTGGGACCATTATAAGTGCAACAATGGCTTACAGAAATATTCAGACAAATAATAAGCTTTTATCTATTGAAAAGCAAACCTTAAATGATGATTTTGACATGCAGATAAAAGCGCAGGTAGACACTGCTATTGCAATGCTGGATAGTATTAATAAAAAATATCTGGCACAGCAGATTACACTTGATGAAGCTAAAAAAGAGGGCGCAGATTTATTAAGAGATATAAAGTTTGGACAGGATGGTTACTTCTGGGCAGATACGGTAGATGGCGTAAATGTTGTGCTATTGGGATCCAAAACTGAGGGTACTAATAGAATGAATGCTAAGGATACAAAAGGTAAATATTACATGAAAGAAATAATCAGCAACGGAGAAAAAGAAAAAGGAGGATATACAGAATACTGGTTCCCAAAATCCGGGGAAACCAAACCTTCATTGAAAAGAGGATATAGCAGGCTGTATGCACCATTTGACTGGGTAATTGGTACAGGAAATTACGTTGATGATATTGATAAAGTAATAGCTCAGAAGCAGTCTGATTTCAACAGCAGCTTAGTAAACAGCATAGAAATAAGCATAGCATTACTTGTGGGATCACTTCTTGTAGCAGCAATTTTTGCTTATATTTTAAGTAAAAAAATTACTAATCCTATATTATCCGTAACGGATCTTGTAAATACCACATCAGACCTTGATTTGGCTGAAGATAATAAGCTTAAGTATATTGAAGATTATAAAGATGAAACTGGAATCATAGCAAAATCTGTAATTAATTTAAGAAAAGAATTAAGATCAATAGCAAATACTATTAAAGAAAATGCAAAGGAAGTAATGGACAACTCACAGGTATTAAATTCATCTACAAGCGAGACCATGAAATCCATTGGAGAAATTTCTAAAACTGTAGATGATTTAGCAAAAGGTGCTACAAATCAGGCTGCAGCAGCACAAAACGGTGCAGAAGAAGTGGATAAGCTTGCTGAAGAGATAAATGTAGCTGTAAAAAGTTCGGATTTGGTAAAACAGTATTCAAGTGATGTAAAACTTGTAAGTACTGAGGGTATAGAAGTCATGCAGCATTTAATCAATACATTAGAAGAAGAAAATACAGCTGATGCAAGGGTATCTCAGTGTATTAAATTATTATTAGAAAAATCAAATTCCATAGGACAGATAATTGAAGTAGTTGTATCAATTGCAGAGCAAACCAATCTGCTGGCATTAAATGCAGCAATTGAGGCTGCAAGGGCAGGAGAATCCGGGAAAGGCTTTGCAGTAGTTGCAGATGAAGTAAGAAAGCTTTCAGAACAAACCTCTGAATCAACTAAGAAGATTTCTGATGTTATTGAAGATATACAAAATGAAATAAATAAAGCTGAAGAAAGTATAGTTGCTGGTAATGCAATAAATGAGGACGTGAATAAAGCCGTTGATCATACCAAGCAGGCTTTTGAGGCTATTGATGCTACCATTGGCATAGCTTTAGATCAGATTGATGACCTTATAAAAAATATGGAGAATGTTGATAAAAATAAGGAAAATATAATTGAAGTTATCCAATCTGTTTCAGCAGTATCACAGGAATCTGCAGCAGCCACTGAACAGGTTTCTGCATCAGTTGAGGAGCAGACAAGTGCCATGGAGGATATATCAAAGAGTTCAGAAAAACTAAAGGAAATTGTAAGTAAGCTGAATCAGGTTTTAAGCAAATTTAAAATGTAA
- a CDS encoding fructose PTS transporter subunit IIB, protein MKIVAVTACPTGIAHTYMAAEALEKAAKKLGHQIKVETQGSIGIENRISQKEVDNADLVIFAADVAVKDEKRFKNKPIYKAEAQKAIKNPIAIVEEALKMLEG, encoded by the coding sequence ATGAAAATAGTTGCAGTTACAGCATGCCCTACTGGAATAGCACATACCTATATGGCTGCAGAAGCTTTAGAAAAGGCTGCTAAAAAGCTAGGACATCAAATAAAGGTAGAAACCCAAGGATCAATAGGTATTGAAAATAGAATATCTCAAAAGGAAGTGGATAATGCTGATTTAGTTATATTTGCAGCCGATGTAGCAGTAAAGGATGAGAAGCGATTTAAAAATAAACCTATTTATAAGGCAGAAGCTCAGAAAGCTATAAAAAATCCTATTGCGATTGTAGAGGAAGCTTTAAAAATGCTGGAAGGCTGA
- a CDS encoding fructose-specific PTS transporter subunit EIIC produces MKDELKRLREYLMRGVSYMIPIVVIGGVLIAFSIALSGVQEGKGAVVTAPVLKNMMDIGSAAFSLMVPILAGFIAYGIADRPGIAPGMVCGVLANNIKAGFLGGIIAGLLAGYIARWIKGWKVNKNLRPIMPIFVIPLLTSLIVGGLMIYVLGAPISALMISMTNGLKSMSQGSSVILALIMGAMIAFDMGGPVNKVAFMFGSAMIAEGISTVMGPVAVAICIPPLGMGVATLLAPKKYTETEKEAGKGALAMGLIGITEGAIPFAAADPLRVIPSIMVGSAAGAAVAAIGKVADHAPHGGPIVLPVVDNKIMFIIAVLIGISVTTVMVNALKKPVSQEIEDNENIGM; encoded by the coding sequence TTGAAAGACGAGCTTAAAAGACTTCGTGAGTATTTAATGAGAGGCGTTTCTTACATGATACCTATCGTAGTTATAGGTGGTGTCCTTATTGCTTTTTCTATAGCTCTAAGCGGAGTACAGGAAGGTAAGGGTGCTGTGGTTACAGCTCCAGTATTAAAAAATATGATGGACATTGGCTCTGCTGCATTTTCTTTAATGGTGCCAATATTAGCAGGATTTATAGCATACGGTATAGCAGACAGACCTGGTATAGCACCTGGTATGGTGTGCGGTGTTTTGGCTAATAACATTAAGGCAGGCTTTTTAGGAGGCATAATAGCAGGTTTGTTAGCTGGATATATTGCCAGATGGATAAAAGGATGGAAGGTCAATAAAAATCTTAGACCAATAATGCCTATTTTCGTTATTCCATTATTAACTTCATTAATTGTAGGCGGACTTATGATATATGTTTTAGGAGCACCAATAAGTGCATTAATGATTAGTATGACTAATGGATTAAAAAGCATGAGCCAGGGAAGTTCAGTAATTCTTGCATTAATTATGGGTGCAATGATTGCCTTTGATATGGGAGGTCCGGTTAATAAGGTTGCTTTTATGTTTGGATCTGCCATGATTGCAGAAGGTATATCAACTGTTATGGGACCAGTTGCAGTGGCAATATGTATTCCACCACTTGGAATGGGAGTAGCAACTCTGTTAGCACCTAAAAAATATACTGAAACCGAAAAAGAAGCGGGTAAAGGTGCACTGGCAATGGGACTTATAGGAATAACTGAAGGAGCAATACCATTTGCTGCAGCTGATCCATTAAGGGTTATACCATCCATAATGGTAGGCTCAGCTGCAGGTGCAGCAGTTGCTGCAATAGGTAAGGTGGCAGACCACGCTCCACATGGGGGGCCGATAGTTTTACCTGTGGTAGATAATAAAATCATGTTTATTATTGCTGTTTTAATTGGTATTTCCGTAACAACAGTTATGGTTAACGCTTTAAAAAAGCCTGTTTCACAGGAAATTGAGGATAATGAAAACATAGGAATGTAA
- a CDS encoding PTS sugar transporter subunit IIA, whose translation MLIDKNLIVINMDAKDKKEAINKLITLIKNENKINSEEDFLKCVLKRENEFSTGVGNGIAIPHGKSETVNEAIVAFGKLNKKIDWNSIDNESVDLIFLLGVPEKNTENLHLKILAQLSRKLMDEGFVKLLRDAHTEEEVYSLLCHIEQA comes from the coding sequence ATGTTGATTGATAAGAATCTTATAGTAATAAACATGGATGCAAAGGACAAAAAGGAAGCAATAAATAAATTAATAACCTTAATAAAAAATGAAAATAAAATTAATTCCGAAGAAGATTTTTTGAAGTGTGTATTAAAGAGGGAAAATGAGTTCAGCACTGGCGTAGGCAACGGCATTGCTATTCCACACGGCAAATCTGAAACGGTTAATGAGGCAATCGTGGCATTTGGAAAGCTTAATAAAAAAATAGACTGGAACTCTATAGACAATGAATCAGTTGATTTAATATTTCTTCTTGGGGTGCCTGAGAAAAACACAGAAAATCTTCATTTAAAGATACTTGCCCAGCTTTCAAGAAAACTTATGGATGAAGGTTTTGTAAAACTGTTAAGGGATGCACACACTGAAGAGGAGGTTTACAGCCTTCTCTGCCATATTGAACAGGCCTGA
- a CDS encoding BglG family transcription antiterminator, whose protein sequence is MDRISKTLEILLNSNNFISADFIAEKLKVSNKTIRNDFSKIEKIVNDADLKFNKKPGVGIAIEGSEEKKLELMNSIKINVNDIEPYSPEDRFNYILKVLFMSKTSVTMRELYKSLYISRVTLQKDLKKVEHWLSEFNLTLVKKTNYGMKINGNEEDWRKAIASLLESNRGYDGLKEIIYDDYQGKIDYKSICKLKELINIDYKVIEKIVADAEAKLKFKFSDEAYVSLVIHIAIAVKRLKEKKDIKLSDEMLKSLKENKEYEIAVQIALDIEKSFDVEIPESEIGYILLHILGTKLLEGKNDKLSINFDNQSENKLAVIMAKEIINISGRALHIDFTNDMQLLNGLILHLRPTINRLKYGLTLRNTMLKEIKENYIEIFGAAWMTNTIFERYLGLTMPEDEIGYICLHLAAAVERNKNPLKALVVCASGIGTSQFISARLERSFKQIDIVDVISIIELKHRNLKDIDLIISTVPVECIKPVLMISPLLNHNDIRRIELFVEKSHRDDINNYSTHEFINKDFIKIKSCAENKEKLIKDMCMDLLNSNYIEKGFVDSVLKREEIYSTEIAWGIALPHGDPQFVKKSCLAVNILENQLDWGRENVDTVFLLCISMEDRGKLKKWMRGLYNFLEIDENRVFLKNAKSSEEIYNIMEEFIDVD, encoded by the coding sequence GTGGATAGAATTTCAAAGACACTGGAGATTTTGCTAAATAGTAATAATTTTATATCAGCAGATTTTATTGCAGAAAAATTAAAGGTGTCTAATAAAACTATCCGAAATGACTTTTCTAAGATTGAAAAAATCGTCAATGATGCAGATTTAAAGTTCAATAAAAAGCCTGGAGTTGGAATAGCTATTGAAGGCAGCGAGGAGAAAAAACTGGAGCTCATGAATAGCATAAAAATTAATGTAAATGACATAGAGCCATATTCTCCTGAGGACAGATTTAATTATATTTTAAAGGTCTTATTTATGAGCAAGACATCAGTTACCATGAGGGAACTTTATAAAAGCTTATATATTAGCCGGGTAACACTTCAAAAGGATTTAAAAAAAGTAGAACACTGGTTGTCAGAGTTTAACCTTACTCTCGTAAAAAAGACTAATTATGGAATGAAAATAAATGGGAATGAAGAGGACTGGAGAAAAGCCATTGCCAGCCTGCTGGAAAGCAATAGGGGCTATGACGGGCTGAAGGAGATAATTTACGATGATTACCAGGGGAAAATTGATTATAAATCAATATGCAAGTTAAAAGAGCTCATTAACATTGATTATAAAGTTATTGAGAAAATAGTAGCTGATGCAGAGGCTAAATTGAAATTTAAATTTTCAGATGAGGCATATGTGAGTTTGGTTATACATATTGCAATAGCTGTGAAAAGATTAAAGGAGAAAAAGGATATTAAGCTTTCTGATGAAATGCTTAAAAGCCTAAAAGAAAATAAGGAGTACGAAATAGCTGTGCAGATTGCACTTGATATAGAAAAATCATTTGATGTTGAAATACCTGAATCAGAAATAGGATATATTTTACTTCACATCCTTGGTACTAAGCTTCTGGAAGGGAAAAATGATAAATTGTCCATTAATTTTGACAATCAAAGTGAAAATAAATTAGCAGTTATTATGGCAAAAGAGATAATTAATATATCCGGAAGAGCTCTTCATATAGATTTTACCAATGACATGCAGCTGTTAAATGGATTGATACTTCACCTCAGGCCTACAATAAACAGATTAAAGTATGGACTTACCCTCCGTAATACAATGCTTAAAGAAATAAAGGAAAATTATATTGAAATATTTGGAGCAGCATGGATGACAAATACTATATTTGAGAGATACCTTGGCTTAACAATGCCTGAGGATGAGATTGGATATATATGCCTTCACTTGGCAGCTGCTGTAGAGAGAAACAAAAATCCTCTAAAGGCGTTAGTGGTGTGTGCCAGTGGCATTGGTACATCCCAGTTTATTTCAGCAAGGCTTGAAAGAAGCTTTAAACAGATAGACATTGTGGATGTTATCTCAATTATTGAGTTAAAACACAGGAACCTTAAGGATATTGATTTAATAATTTCCACTGTTCCTGTAGAATGTATTAAACCTGTGTTAATGATAAGTCCTCTGCTGAACCATAATGATATAAGGAGGATAGAGCTTTTTGTGGAGAAATCACACAGAGATGATATAAATAATTATTCAACTCATGAATTTATAAATAAAGACTTTATTAAAATTAAAAGCTGTGCAGAGAACAAAGAAAAATTGATTAAGGATATGTGCATGGACCTGCTAAATTCAAACTACATTGAAAAAGGATTCGTGGACAGTGTGCTGAAAAGAGAAGAGATTTATTCAACGGAGATAGCATGGGGAATTGCACTGCCCCATGGAGACCCCCAATTTGTAAAAAAATCATGTCTTGCAGTAAACATATTAGAAAATCAACTGGATTGGGGCAGAGAAAATGTTGATACAGTATTTCTTCTCTGCATCAGCATGGAGGACAGAGGAAAATTAAAAAAGTGGATGAGAGGCTTATATAATTTTTTAGAAATAGACGAAAACAGAGTATTTTTAAAGAATGCAAAGAGCAGTGAGGAAATTTATAACATAATGGAGGAGTTTATAGATGTTGATTGA